The nucleotide window TCTTTGGCGGGTTTATGGTTGTCTCCGCCATCGGCATCTTCCTGGTGTCAACCTTCTCCATGAAGGAGACATCGTATGAAGAAGCCCTTGCCAACCAGCGCAAGGAGATGGCAAAAACTCATCaccagaaaggagaaaagaaaaagaaggagaaaactgtggagaagaaaggaaagaccaAGAAAAAGGAAGATAAGCCGAATGGGAAGATACCTGACCATGACCTGGATCCCAACGTGACCATCATCCTCAAGGAACCAGTGCGTGTACCTGCGATGGCTGTGTCTCCAACTTCAGTACATTCCTCTGTAATCCACACCCCCATAGCCACAGTATCAGCCATGCCCCAGGAAAAGCTGGCTTCCTCTCCTAAGgacaaaaagaagaaggagaagaaagtagCAAAGGTGGAGCCAGCAGTCAGTTCTATTGTGAATTCCATCCAGGTTCTTGCTTCAAAGTCTGCCATCTTGGAAGCTACACCCAAGGAGGTGCCTATGGTGGCTGTGCCCCCAGTGGGCTCCAAGGCCAGTGCTTCTGCCACCAGCAGTCAGGgcaagaagggggagggagcacAGAACCAGGccaagaagggggagggagctcAAAACCAGGGCAAGAAGACAGAGGGTGCCCAGAGTCAAAGCAAGAAGGTAGAGGTTCCCCAGAACCAGgctaagaagggggagggggcccaGAGCCAGGCTAAGAAGGGGGAGGGCACCCAGAGCCAGgctaagaagggggagggggcccaGAACCAAGccaagaagggggagggtggccAGAACCAAGccaagaagggggagggtggccAGAACCAGGCCAAGAAAGGAGAAGGGGCTCAGAACCAGgctaagaagggggagggggctcaGAACCAAGCTAAGAAAGGAGAAGGGGCTCAGAACCAGGCCAAGAAAGGGGAGGGTGCCCAGAACCAGGCCAAGAAGGGAGAGGGCCCCCAGAACCAGGCCAAGAAGGCAGAGGGCCCCCAGAACCAGGCCAAGAAGGGGGCAGAGGGGACCCAAAATCAGGGCAAAAAGggggaaacaaaccaaaaccaggcCAAGAAAGGTGAGGGAGGCCAGAACCAAGCCAAGAAGGGGGAAGGGGCTCAGAATCAGACCAAAAAGGGAGAGGGAGCCCAGAACCAGGCCAAGAAAGGGGAAGCAACTCAAAACCAGGGCAGAAAAATGGAAGCAGCCCAGAACCAAGGCAAGAAGGCAGAGGGAACCCCAAACCAAGGCAAGAAAGGAGAAGGGACACAAAACCAGGCCAAAAAAGTAGAAGGATCTCCTAACCAGGGCAAGAAAGGGGAGGGGTCCCAGAACCAGGCCAAGAAAGGAGAGGGTCCTCAGAACCAGGGCAAGAAAGGAGAGGGTCCTCAGAACCAGGGCAAGAAAGGAGAGAGTCCTCAAAACCAGGGCAAGAAAGGGGAGGGGTCCCAGAACCAGGCCAAGAAAGGGGAAGGGGCCCAGAACCAAGGTAAGAAAGGGGAGGGGTCTCCCAACCAAAGCACAAAAGTAGAGGGTATGCAAAACCAGGGCAGAAAAGCAGATGGAACCCCAAACCAGGGCAATAACATGGAGGGGGCCCAGAACCAGGGTAAAAAGGGGGAAGGGACCCAGAATcagatgaagaagggggaagggaccCAAAACCAGGGTAAGAAAGGGGAGGGCCCTCAAAACCAGGGCAAAAAGGCAGAGGGGGTCCAAAGTCAGGGCAAGAAAGGGGAGGGGACCCAGAATCAGGGCAAAAAGGGGGATGGAAATCCCAACCAAGGCAAGAAGGGTGAGGGGGTTCCCAACcagagcagacagacagatacagttGCTAATCAGGGCACAAAGACAGAGGGTGTCTCAAACCAGGGGAAAAAGGCAGAGGGAGCCCAAAACCAAGGCAAAAAGGTAGAAGGGTCCCCCAACCAGGGCAAAAAGATGGATACAACTGCCAATCAGGTTAAAAAGTCAGAGTCAGCTCCTGCCCAGGGGAAAAATGCAGGAATGGTCCAGAACCAGGAGGCACCAAAGCAAGAGGCGCCTGcaaagaagaagtcaaagagaaaaggagagcctGGTGAGTGC belongs to Meriones unguiculatus strain TT.TT164.6M chromosome 4, Bangor_MerUng_6.1, whole genome shotgun sequence and includes:
- the Rrbp1 gene encoding ribosome-binding protein 1 isoform X4, whose amino-acid sequence is MDVYDTQTLGVVVFGGFMVVSAIGIFLVSTFSMKETSYEEALANQRKEMAKTHHQKGEKKKKEKTVEKKGKTKKKEDKPNGKIPDHDLDPNVTIILKEPVRVPAMAVSPTSVHSSVIHTPIATVSAMPQEKLASSPKDKKKKEKKVAKVEPAVSSIVNSIQVLASKSAILEATPKEVPMVAVPPVGSKASASATSSQGKKGEGAQNQAKKGEGAQNQGKKTEGAQSQSKKVEVPQNQAKKGEGAQSQAKKGEGTQSQAKKGEGAQNQAKKGEGGQNQAKKGEGGQNQAKKGEGAQNQAKKGEGAQNQAKKGEGAQNQAKKGEGAQNQAKKGEGPQNQAKKAEGPQNQAKKGAEGTQNQGKKGETNQNQAKKGEGGQNQAKKGEGAQNQTKKGEGAQNQAKKGEATQNQGRKMEAAQNQGKKAEGTPNQGKKGEGTQNQAKKVEGSPNQGKKGEGSQNQAKKGEGPQNQGKKGEGPQNQGKKGESPQNQGKKGEGSQNQAKKGEGAQNQGKKGEGSPNQSTKVEGMQNQGRKADGTPNQGNNMEGAQNQGKKGEGTQNQMKKGEGTQNQGKKGEGPQNQGKKAEGVQSQGKKGEGTQNQGKKGDGNPNQGKKGEGVPNQSRQTDTVANQGTKTEGVSNQGKKAEGAQNQGKKVEGSPNQGKKMDTTANQVKKSESAPAQGKNAGMVQNQEAPKQEAPAKKKSKRKGEPVC